One stretch of Gouania willdenowi chromosome 16, fGouWil2.1, whole genome shotgun sequence DNA includes these proteins:
- the LOC114477894 gene encoding B-cell receptor CD22: MESGSIPDSFRSQLHISYLRYTDRGEYTCVARNSLGTDRSRPLLLNVTFSPKNTRAVVLPTGDVREGSPVNLSCVSAAHPPPSRYTWYHIVGDQVIAKSTFQNLTIPSVRAHHAGHYYCTASNRLGYHSSPVARLTVLYPPKNTSVLARPSTVVDAGQPLTLTCSSQAYPAVDNFTWHRLPLDGGSAQSYGTKSGPVFTFTEVGPGESGRYYCEARNRFGAHSSPVLTVKVRGRLKVIALASAVGVSAALITLTVAIMISKNMHRVDFESAELPNKRPSVTADTMFYESAPQPHPIRKGKMSDIPEEPEDLSDSHPAIVPLMEAPPITQMKSCSSASNNVTVHYSKLSSVDQVQVHNLASCSGKKPKDSSTVVYTLLPQPHH; this comes from the exons ATGGAGAGCGGCAGCATCCCCGACAGTTTCAGGTCTCAGCTGCACATTTCTTACCTCAGATACACAGACCGAGGGGAATACACATGTGTAGCTCGTAACTCCCTGGGAACAGATCGCTCCAGACCTTTGCTTCTTAATGTCACTT TCTCTCCGAAGAACACTCGTGCTGTGGTGCTTCCCACAGGAGACGTCAGAGAAGGTTCCCCTGTCAACCTGAGCTGTGTCAGCGctgcccaccctcctcccagcAG GTATACCTGGTATCACATCGTGGGTGATCAGGTTATAGCCAAAAGTACTTTCCAGAACCTGACGATCCCGTCAGTCCGAGCTCACCATGCCGGCCACTATTACTGCACAGCATCAAACCGACTGGGATACCACAGCTCCCCTGTAGCCCGGCTCACTGTGCTGT ATCCTCCAAAGAACACTTCAGTCCTGGCTCGTCCCTCCACTGTGGTGGATGCAGGCCAGCCGCTGACTCTGACCTGCAGCAGCCAGGCATATCCAGCAGTGGACAACTTCACCTGGCACCGTTTACCTCTGGATGGGGGTTCTGCACAAT CATATGGAACCAAGTCTGGTCCAGTCTTCACCTTCACTGAGGTCGGTCCAGGTGAAAGTGGTCGATACTACTGTGAAGCAAGGAACAGGTTCGGAGCTCACAGCTCTCCAGTCCTCACTGTAAAAGTTCGAG GTCGACTGAAGGTCATTGCCTTGGCCTCTGCTGTGGGCGTGTCTGCTGCACTCATCACTCTCACTGTTGCCATTATGATCAG TAAGAACATGCACAGAGTGGACTTTGAATCAGCAGAGCTACCAAACAAG CGCCCCTCAGTGACTGCTGACACCATGTTCTATGAGTCAGCCCCACAGCCGCACCCAATTAGAAAGGGCAAGATGTCCGACATACCG GAAGAGCCTGAGGATTTAAGTGACTCCCATCCCGCTATTGTACCCCTGATGGAAGCTCCACCCATCACACAAATGAAGAGCTGCAGTTCCGCCTCCAACAACGTCACTGTCCACTACTCTAAGCTGTCCAG TGTGGATCAGGTGCAGGTACACAACCTGGCATCATGCAGTGGTAAAAAACCAAAGGATTCCTCCACAGTTGTTTACACTCTTCTGCCCCAGCCTCACCACTGA